Part of the Sandaracinaceae bacterium genome, TCGTCGAACACGCCCACGTCGCCCGTCTTGAGCCAGCCGTCCTCCGTGAACAGCTCGGCCGTCTCGTCGGGCATGTGCAGGTAGCCCTTCGTGTTGAGCTTGCCCTGCACCTGGATCTCGCCTTCGTCCGAGATGCGGATGTCCGCGCAGCCGAGCGGGCGACCCACCGTGCCGAAGCGCGGCCGCAGCGGATCGGTGAGCGTGCAGAGGCCGCTCGTCTCACTCAGCCCGTATGCCTCGTGGATGCCGATGCCGAGCGACGCGAAGAAGCGCTGCGTGTTCACCGCGATGGGGGCGGAGCCCGTGATGGCGACCTGCAGGCGGTCGAGCCCCAGCGCCGTCTTGACCTTGTCGACCACCAGCTTGCGGGCCGCGAAGCGCCGCGGGGTCATGTGGCTGCGCAGTCCCCGCGCCACCTGCGTGTCGAAGGCCGCGAGCTCGGACGCCATCCCGAAGTCCACCAAGCGCTTGGCGAAGCCCGTCTTTTGGCCGAGGTTGGCGCGCAGCGCGGCCTCGAACTTCTCCCACACCCGCGGCACCCCGAGGAAGACCGTGGGACGGACGTCGGTGAGGTACTCCTTGATGTGCGCCAGGTCGGGGCAGAAGTAGACCTGCCCGCCCACCATCAAGGTGGCGACGTTGGTGATGAGCTGCTCCGCCTGGTGGCACAGGGGCAGGTAGCTGATGCAGTGGTACGCGTCGGGCTCCGACATGAACGGCGCCCACGCGAGGATGCTGCTGCCCACCGCGAGCTGACCCTCGTGGCTGAGCTCCACGGCCTTGGGCACGCCCGTGGTGCCGGACGTGTAGATGAGCATGCAGGTCGCCGCCGGGTCGATAGCCGCGATGCGCGCGTCGATACGCGCTCGGGTGGCCGCCCGCCCGTCGCCGAGCAGCTGGTCGAACGAGCGCAGGCGACCCTTGGCGCGCGGATGTAGCGCCGCGTCGAGCAGGTCGAAGGTGATGATGTGCTCGAGCTCGGGGAACGCCCCCTCGGCCTCGGCCGCGAGCAGCTTGTCCACCTGCTCGGCGCCGTCGGCGACCAAGATGCGCGCCCGGCT contains:
- a CDS encoding AMP-binding protein, with amino-acid sequence MTAPSTLVDRLAHWAHTTPDAPALHEKRAGRWQALSWSQYHERVRALGAALIELGHKPGECVAIVGANRPEWVQCQFAIQAAQGIPAPIYVTNTSAQAAYIVKHSRARILVADGAEQVDKLLAAEAEGAFPELEHIITFDLLDAALHPRAKGRLRSFDQLLGDGRAATRARIDARIAAIDPAATCMLIYTSGTTGVPKAVELSHEGQLAVGSSILAWAPFMSEPDAYHCISYLPLCHQAEQLITNVATLMVGGQVYFCPDLAHIKEYLTDVRPTVFLGVPRVWEKFEAALRANLGQKTGFAKRLVDFGMASELAAFDTQVARGLRSHMTPRRFAARKLVVDKVKTALGLDRLQVAITGSAPIAVNTQRFFASLGIGIHEAYGLSETSGLCTLTDPLRPRFGTVGRPLGCADIRISDEGEIQVQGKLNTKGYLHMPDETAELFTEDGWLKTGDVGVFD